The Pirellulales bacterium genome has a window encoding:
- a CDS encoding TatD family hydrolase yields MYYFDPHIHMVSRVTDDYETLAKMGCVGVSEPAFWAGFDRGSADGFRDYFRQLTEFEPKRAGWYRVQHYTWICINAKEAENVRLSREVIAMIPEYLNRPGVLGIGEIGLNKNTRNESVIFMEHVDLAARLDEQILIHTPHLEDKYPGTRMILDMLADFGELERQRVCVDHVEEHTIRTVLEQGYWAGMTLYPVSKCTPERACDMVEMYGPERLLVNSAGDWGPSKPTAVPDFILAMRLRGHSEALIRKVVYENPLEFFSQSKNFKFQPPDAVPAESV; encoded by the coding sequence ATGTACTACTTCGACCCGCACATTCACATGGTCTCGCGCGTCACCGACGACTACGAAACCTTGGCCAAGATGGGCTGCGTCGGCGTCAGCGAGCCCGCGTTTTGGGCCGGCTTCGACCGCGGCAGCGCCGACGGTTTTCGCGATTATTTCCGCCAGCTCACCGAGTTCGAGCCCAAACGCGCCGGCTGGTATCGCGTGCAGCATTACACTTGGATTTGCATCAACGCCAAAGAGGCCGAGAACGTGCGCCTCTCGCGCGAGGTGATCGCCATGATCCCCGAGTACCTCAATCGTCCTGGCGTGCTCGGCATCGGCGAGATCGGCCTGAACAAGAACACCCGCAACGAGTCGGTTATCTTCATGGAGCACGTCGACCTGGCCGCGCGGCTCGACGAGCAGATTTTGATCCACACCCCCCACCTGGAAGACAAATACCCCGGCACGCGCATGATCCTCGACATGCTGGCCGATTTCGGCGAGCTAGAACGCCAGCGCGTGTGCGTCGATCATGTGGAGGAGCACACCATTCGCACCGTGCTCGAACAAGGCTACTGGGCGGGCATGACCCTGTATCCCGTCTCCAAATGCACCCCCGAGCGCGCCTGCGACATGGTCGAAATGTACGGTCCCGAACGGCTGCTGGTGAACTCCGCCGGCGACTGGGGACCATCGAAACCGACCGCCGTGCCCGACTTCATCCTCGCGATGCGCCTCCGTGGCCACTCCGAGGCGCTGATTCGCAAGGTGGTGTACGAGAATCCGCTGGAGTTCTTCAGCCAGAGCAAGAACTTCAAGTTTCAGCCGCCCGACGCCGTCCCCGCCGAATCGGTCTAG
- a CDS encoding glucose 1-dehydrogenase yields the protein MNLEGKGAIVTGGGTGVGRATALDLARRGCAVLINYSRSRDEAEQTASECRALGVKAIAVQADVALDADCRAMAAAALKEFGRIDVLVNSAGTTSFIAHGDLERVTDDDWNRILGVNLKGPFHCARAVRQAMSDAGGGAIVNVASVAGISGIGSSIPYAASKAGLINLTMALARALAPKIRVNAVAPGFITGRWLEQGLGPAYEMVKQSIEDRTPMRRVCEPEDVSSVVLSLITASDMVTGQTVTIDGGMLLGG from the coding sequence ATGAATCTCGAAGGCAAAGGGGCGATCGTCACGGGCGGCGGCACGGGAGTGGGGCGCGCGACAGCGCTGGATTTGGCGCGCCGCGGCTGCGCGGTCTTAATCAACTACTCGCGCTCGCGCGACGAGGCCGAACAGACGGCCAGCGAGTGCCGCGCGCTCGGCGTGAAGGCGATCGCCGTGCAGGCCGATGTGGCCCTAGACGCCGATTGCCGCGCCATGGCCGCCGCCGCGCTCAAGGAGTTTGGCCGCATCGATGTGCTCGTCAACAGCGCAGGCACGACCAGCTTCATCGCCCACGGCGATCTGGAGCGCGTGACCGACGACGACTGGAACCGCATCTTGGGGGTGAACCTCAAGGGGCCGTTTCACTGCGCCCGCGCCGTGCGGCAGGCGATGAGCGACGCCGGCGGCGGCGCGATCGTCAACGTGGCGAGCGTGGCGGGCATCAGCGGCATTGGCAGTTCGATACCGTACGCGGCGTCGAAGGCGGGGCTGATCAACCTGACGATGGCCTTGGCGCGGGCGCTGGCGCCAAAGATTCGGGTGAACGCGGTGGCGCCGGGCTTCATCACCGGGCGCTGGCTGGAGCAAGGACTGGGGCCGGCCTATGAGATGGTGAAACAATCGATCGAAGACCGCACGCCGATGCGGCGGGTGTGCGAGCCGGAGGATGTGTCGAGCGTGGTCTTGTCGTTGATTACCGCCAGCGACATGGTGACCGGCCAGACCGTGACCATCGACGGCGGCATGCTGCTCGGCGGCTGA